From the Desulfovibrio sp. JY genome, one window contains:
- a CDS encoding response regulator gives MIDANDAATAKKRRILILDDEPIVVKRLRPAFQKAGYDVETFTESEAALARFAEAPADIVITDLKMDGLDGMGFLEKVKAVSPTVGCIVITGFATLETAKESFHKGAFDFVAKPFKLADILDVVRRLETTLPGARHAG, from the coding sequence ATGATCGACGCCAACGACGCCGCAACCGCCAAGAAACGCCGCATCCTCATCCTCGACGACGAGCCCATCGTGGTCAAACGCTTGAGACCCGCCTTCCAGAAGGCCGGCTACGACGTGGAGACCTTCACCGAAAGCGAGGCCGCCCTGGCCCGGTTCGCCGAGGCCCCGGCCGACATCGTCATCACGGACCTCAAGATGGACGGCCTCGACGGCATGGGCTTTCTGGAAAAGGTCAAGGCCGTCTCGCCAACCGTCGGCTGCATCGTCATCACCGGCTTCGCCACCCTGGAGACGGCCAAGGAGTCCTTCCACAAGGGGGCCTTCGATTTCGTGGCCAAGCCGTTCAAACTGGCCGACATCCTGGACGTGGTCAGGCGGCTCGAGACCACCCTGCCGGGCGCGCGTCATGCCGGCTGA
- a CDS encoding pyruvate, water dikinase, which yields MGVLSGIRDAVCFWRRGKAPVPFVVLFKKFKSVLERNNRILTLMADMADKLGGEYVFDRRYIESACEELSDQVFKLVSDLSILDQGKNVELFAAFERIRQEMQDELAGRHRFPDTPPTLPLSALRADMGEAVGGKFAMLGELKNRLALPVPDGFVVTTGAFADFMAKNNLPEFIREQAKLLDLDEEKNIRGVSWAVTAHILAASIPRGLARSLAASLDELTERLGRAPEALALRSSAWDEDGETTFAGQYESVIGVAPTEIHTAFKKVVASLYSPEAWLYRRRRGFKEHEAVMAVGCQVMIDSRVSGALYTYAPMTEKEEGVFVSAAWGQCAPVVGGEIETDTFLLQRHSPFAATSRDIAQKTRQMVLTPGGGADFVPVPEELAGVSCLSEADLSLLGEAALTLEKYFKRPQDVEWTFDAAGRLYILQSRALVFSGRPEKRTGAIDAATSQAEAVFSGRGDVVQRGVAMGKVQVVQNEEDLDDFPFGAILVSRHTSPRYSRIMSRAQGILTDIGSPAGHMATVAREFRVPTIVGCGVATELLKTGDEITVDATQNVVYRGLIKELRFFELTEEDVYEDSYEYRLLRRLLKKITPLALVDPHSRDFAPASCRTYHDITRFIHEKSVAELIELSESGQGLLDAAAARLKTSLPLNLFIIDLDGEARGGMGEIEPAALASLPLSELLRGLDDSGMWSTEPVSVDMGSFMASLTRTYGPRDGATAKLGRNLAVVSREYMNLNLHLGYHFVLVDAYVGEVPADNSLYFRFLGGVTDFRRRARRAGCIGKILERSDFRVELHGDLVVGRIKSLDKEAMRAKLRLLGGLVGFTRQLDVRMSREGDAHCFAEEFLAAIKPVMEDIK from the coding sequence ATGGGCGTGTTAAGCGGTATCCGCGACGCGGTATGCTTCTGGCGGCGGGGCAAGGCCCCGGTTCCCTTCGTGGTGCTCTTCAAGAAGTTCAAGAGCGTCCTCGAGCGCAACAACCGCATTCTCACGCTCATGGCCGACATGGCCGACAAGCTCGGCGGCGAATACGTCTTCGACCGCCGCTACATCGAATCCGCCTGCGAGGAACTCTCCGACCAGGTCTTCAAGCTCGTCTCCGACCTGTCCATCCTCGACCAGGGCAAAAACGTCGAACTTTTCGCCGCCTTCGAGCGCATCCGCCAGGAAATGCAGGACGAGCTCGCCGGCCGGCACCGCTTCCCGGACACCCCCCCCACCCTGCCCCTGTCGGCGCTTCGCGCGGACATGGGCGAGGCCGTGGGCGGCAAGTTCGCCATGCTCGGGGAGCTCAAAAACAGGCTCGCCCTGCCCGTGCCCGACGGCTTTGTCGTCACCACCGGCGCGTTCGCCGATTTCATGGCCAAAAACAATCTGCCGGAATTCATCCGCGAGCAGGCCAAGCTTCTGGACCTCGACGAGGAAAAAAACATCCGGGGCGTGTCCTGGGCCGTCACCGCCCATATCCTCGCGGCCAGCATTCCCCGTGGCCTGGCCCGCAGTCTGGCCGCATCCCTGGACGAACTCACCGAACGGCTCGGCCGCGCGCCCGAGGCACTGGCCCTTCGCAGCAGCGCCTGGGACGAGGACGGCGAGACCACCTTCGCCGGCCAGTACGAGAGCGTCATCGGCGTGGCTCCGACGGAGATCCACACCGCCTTCAAGAAAGTCGTGGCCAGCCTCTATTCCCCGGAAGCCTGGCTGTACCGCCGCCGCCGGGGATTCAAGGAACACGAGGCGGTCATGGCCGTGGGCTGCCAGGTCATGATCGACTCCCGCGTCAGCGGCGCGCTCTACACCTACGCGCCCATGACCGAAAAAGAGGAAGGCGTTTTCGTCAGCGCCGCCTGGGGCCAGTGCGCGCCCGTGGTCGGCGGCGAGATCGAGACCGACACCTTCCTGCTCCAGCGCCATTCCCCCTTTGCCGCCACCTCCCGGGATATTGCCCAAAAGACCCGGCAGATGGTGCTCACTCCCGGCGGCGGCGCGGATTTCGTGCCCGTGCCCGAGGAACTGGCCGGGGTTTCCTGCTTGAGCGAAGCGGACCTGAGCCTGCTTGGCGAAGCGGCGCTGACCCTGGAAAAATATTTCAAGCGGCCCCAGGACGTGGAATGGACTTTCGACGCCGCCGGCCGGCTCTACATCCTGCAAAGCCGGGCCCTGGTCTTTTCCGGCCGGCCGGAAAAGCGCACCGGGGCCATCGACGCGGCCACCAGCCAGGCCGAGGCCGTCTTTTCCGGACGCGGCGACGTGGTCCAGCGCGGCGTGGCCATGGGCAAGGTGCAGGTGGTCCAGAACGAGGAGGATCTCGACGACTTCCCCTTCGGGGCCATCCTCGTCTCGCGCCACACCTCGCCGCGCTATTCGCGCATCATGTCCCGGGCCCAGGGCATCCTGACCGACATCGGTTCCCCGGCCGGGCACATGGCCACCGTGGCCCGGGAATTCCGCGTGCCCACCATCGTCGGCTGCGGCGTGGCCACGGAACTGCTCAAAACCGGCGACGAGATCACCGTGGACGCCACCCAGAACGTGGTCTACCGGGGGCTCATCAAGGAACTGCGCTTTTTCGAGCTGACCGAGGAGGACGTCTACGAGGACTCCTACGAATACCGGCTGCTGCGCCGGCTGCTCAAGAAGATCACGCCCCTGGCCCTGGTCGATCCCCATTCGCGGGACTTCGCCCCGGCCTCCTGCCGCACCTACCATGACATCACGCGGTTCATTCACGAAAAATCCGTGGCCGAGCTGATCGAACTGAGCGAATCCGGCCAGGGCCTGCTCGACGCCGCGGCCGCCCGGCTCAAGACCTCCCTGCCCTTAAACCTCTTCATCATCGACCTCGACGGTGAGGCCCGCGGCGGCATGGGCGAGATCGAACCCGCCGCCCTGGCCTCCCTGCCGCTTTCGGAACTGTTGCGGGGACTCGACGACTCCGGCATGTGGAGCACCGAACCCGTGTCCGTGGACATGGGCAGCTTCATGGCGAGCCTCACGCGCACCTACGGCCCCCGGGACGGGGCCACGGCCAAGCTCGGGCGCAATCTGGCCGTGGTGTCCCGGGAGTACATGAACCTGAATCTGCACCTGGGCTACCACTTCGTGCTCGTCGACGCCTACGTCGGCGAGGTGCCGGCCGACAACAGCCTGTACTTCCGCTTTCTCGGCGGGGTAACGGATTTCCGCCGGCGGGCCCGGCGCGCGGGCTGCATCGGCAAGATCCTCGAACGCTCGGATTTCCGGGTGGAACTGCACGGCGACCTGGTGGTCGGCCGCATCAAGTCCCTTGACAAGGAAGCCATGCGGGCCAAACTGCGCCTGCTCGGCGGCCTGGTCGGATTTACGCGCCAGCTCGACGTGCGCATGAGCCGCGAGGGCGACGCGCACTGCTTTGCCGAGGAATTCCTGGCCGCCATCAAACCGGTGATGGAGGATATCAAATGA
- a CDS encoding TIGR02186 family protein: MRRVLLLLTLCCLLAPASAFAAEDPALAVTPPAIRIGALYDGIDLTVTGKAPAGAQVAVRLSGEPDTFHMKQKGKALGVLWMNLDKVTFTGAPKVFLIAASDGLPEASLDHLGIPGLAERITAEAKSPDKAGLIKEFLHYQRAEKLYKDHAGTVTFGPEADGMRPFTAVLHVPSRLSPGAYAVEAFAVAGGTETALGEVDVAASFVGIPAFMANMAFNHGLLFGVLASIIAILGGFIIGQLCSGSKSGAH, from the coding sequence ATGCGGCGCGTACTTCTCCTCCTGACCTTGTGTTGTCTTCTGGCCCCGGCTTCGGCCTTCGCCGCCGAGGACCCGGCGCTTGCGGTCACGCCCCCGGCTATCCGCATCGGCGCGCTCTATGACGGCATCGACCTGACGGTCACGGGCAAGGCCCCGGCCGGCGCCCAAGTGGCCGTGCGCCTGTCCGGCGAACCCGACACCTTCCACATGAAGCAGAAGGGCAAGGCGCTTGGCGTCTTGTGGATGAACCTCGACAAGGTGACCTTCACCGGCGCGCCCAAGGTGTTTCTCATCGCCGCCTCGGACGGCCTGCCGGAAGCAAGCCTGGACCATCTGGGCATTCCCGGGCTGGCCGAGCGCATCACCGCGGAGGCCAAGTCCCCGGACAAGGCCGGGCTCATCAAGGAATTCCTGCATTACCAGCGGGCCGAAAAGCTATATAAGGACCATGCCGGCACGGTCACCTTCGGCCCGGAGGCCGACGGCATGCGGCCGTTTACCGCCGTGCTCCACGTGCCTTCCCGGCTTTCCCCCGGCGCCTATGCCGTGGAGGCCTTTGCCGTCGCCGGCGGGACCGAGACGGCGCTCGGCGAGGTGGACGTGGCAGCCTCGTTCGTGGGCATTCCGGCGTTCATGGCCAACATGGCCTTCAACCATGGGCTGCTTTTCGGCGTCCTGGCCTCGATCATCGCCATCCTCGGCGGCTTCATCATCGGCCAGCTGTGCAGCGGTTCCAAAAGCGGGGCGCACTAG